Below is a genomic region from Biomphalaria glabrata chromosome 3, xgBioGlab47.1, whole genome shotgun sequence.
ttttcaaggggcaaactttaaaaaattgttattgtaTTTATCAATCCatgtttgaaaattaattaagcaaaataaaatttaaataaaataaagttaaaatattttaagtaaacCATGTTTCATCTTCAAATAGCAACGTATTCAATTTATATCATATTCACGAGAAGCATCTGTAAGACAATAACTCAAAACTCTTGGAAGGCATTTGAAAATGTCTTCAGTAACATGATTCTTCCCAAAGCACCTGAGCCTAAATGGCAAAATTTTCTATAGTTGTACATCcttatgttgatgactttgtgcAACAAAAAATAAGGTCTACAACAAGAAGTCTTACTGAACACCAATCAGGCTTATTAAATTTGTATGTATGCTATATTATAATTACTACCTCTAATGTCTCTTGCATGATGATATTGACCAGTCTTGTATATTAGACTTACTTCAAACCTGCGACTTTTATAATACCAGGATGAATCGTGCGCCATATTTCCATACCGGTATTTTATTGAATTCTGTATTATTCCAAAAACTGAAATCAAAGCATTGTATGCCCTTACCTATATTCCAGATGAGCTCTTTTTTGTTTGAGGATAAAGAAATGGACCCCTGTGTAGGTGTGCCTTCATAGTTAAGTATTGGTGCCCTGAAACATGTATGACAATATACAATCATAGTTCAATACTTTTTCAACATAAAGCAAACAATTCAAAACCTTAAGCAGTTGTCATTACTTATCAATATGGAACATTTAACTTGTCATTACTTATCAATATGGTACATTTAACTTCAGCTTCAAGAGAGCTTTtctcaaacaaaaacatttttgttgaaTGCTTGGGTTTACATAGTTTGACATAACCTTCAATATTATTGATTAGTTTGTAATTGTTACGTTTTGTTACGTGATGAGACTCTCTTTAGCAATACATCAATACTAAACGTCAAAATCAtagttatataaataatttaagcTTAATTTAGCAGTTAACACTATAAACACTTTTCTGTTTATATTCCTcccatagacctatatatatatataatacacaaaatggaaaacggaaacaaaaTCTTATCTGATAACGaatacagacatatatatagattattatgtacgtaactctttttttttcaagctgtaatGGAAATCATCCCGAATCTAGGAAAATCAATCTtctctgtcttagaaaagtactgatctttagttttcaaagtttagaaataatgcaataccattttccggatttttaaaataaaatgggctattaatcacataaCTATTTATTcccgcaaatatatgaaacaaggCCATTTcctgttacataggttagggttgaaaaaaaaactttacttcttataacaaAACAAGGcattgtttcagcttttttgagaattttcacacatttttttttgtagtgttaagaGATCTCCATGTCCTGTAtagatatgatatatatatataggtctgtgattcctccattttggttctccCCTTCAACACCCAATCGCACCATTCCACTATGTAACAATAATGAAAGGCTTTCCTTGAAAAATTATGGACCATTGCTAATTTACCTGGTATAAAATGGAATACGAAGCTCACAGAACTCAAAGCTATTTTTGATTTGATCATTGAGTTTGAGTTGAATATTGATTGATGCTCGGGTTTCTTCaggctaaataaaaataaataaataaaaataacaaataacaagGTAAAAATCCAATAAAGAGATTATGATGTGTAGAATTATCACTCCTAAGGTCTTtaattctaaataaattatggaaCCCACTTTCATGTGATAGACACCAAATACTGGCAACTCTAAAAGTCTTTTCACTGTGTAATGACAGAGTGTGAAACTCTCAACAGGAGGGGAGAAGCGAATTCTTCTAGGTGCCACGTCATGAGACAAATCTGGTGAAgattttaaataagaaatgaaTGAATATGAAGAAAAACTCTTTAATCAAACACATTCAAAAATATACTTTCATCCTCAAACTGTTTAAATCCTCCCTTTGAAAATCTCTAGATAAAAATTCTGCAGTTGCACCTAAAAGGTTTTTGTTTCCATATAGGTGAAGAGCAAGTTTGTTACATCCCCAATCtgtcaaatacaatttttaaagtcTGGAATCGGCAAAAAGAACATAAGATTTCTTTCACCCCATAGTAGGGACACAGCTTGTCAAAGTTTGGACTGAATCATGCTAAATAAGAACCGATGAAGCATTTTCCATACTCCATTTAGGATATAATAGCTTTTTTCAGGCCTGTATAGTATTGGGGAAGGGAGCTTGGTCATGGTATCTCATGTGCCCCCAGCTTTGCAAGGGCTTTTGTCCCAACAAGAAACCACTTCTATGTTTTAGATGATCATTTAGGCAAGATCAATTGTACTTGATAAATGCAGTTTGATTGATGGTTCAAGCCTTCCCTGGTGAGTCATGGAGTCTTAGATGGTATTCGCTTGATACAAGCTGCAATGTGATGGTTTATCTTATGTGAGTCCATGGCAGTGCCACCAATGTTATAGTGATGGCTTATCTTACGTGATGCCATGATTATGTTGTGAATATTGATTGATCATCACAAAGGTGGGAAAAACTAATTGTTCATGAGTATGATCACCTGTTTTGTCACTACATTTATTTGACTTttccaaataaaaacaatgaaaaggCATTTGGTTGGATTCAGTTAATCTCATACCAAGTCAAGAAACAGTAACATGAAGAAAGCTACTGGTAATTAAGGCTACTCACTGAGATCCTGCCAGTCTGCTTTCTGCACACAGGGATGGACAACAAGCAAGTCAAGGGGTGTATTGATCCCACTTCCTTGGTGGGACAAACTAATTGTGACGTGAGTCATTCCTCCTTCCAATTCAGCCCGACATGTAACATCACCAAACACCTGCAAGCTGTCTTGCCATGTCTCCCTCGCACACTAAGTCaaggaaagaaaacaaatatcaataaaTTTGGATGGAAAGAATCTATCAATGTGGCTTGGCTCTAGTCATATGTGATGTGTGGCATAAACTGCTTGACTGCAGAACTGAAAGTCTTGAGTACAAGTCTTGATGGATGCTATTACCttgacctatcccttagtctgttggggcaccatgcaagatttgtcaatcatctttctccattcctctctgtctttgccTTAgtatctctttcaatggcagtcccgtccattcttttatgttgtcctcccatcgctttctctgtcagcctctttttctttttcctggtactgtttcctgaaagaaggtctttgcgagccccgaagaccttgtaatatggccatagatttttagcttgcgttttttttacgatagttagcaggtcatcatggggtccaattgctgcagtaaccctttctgtaatctcttggtttgtgaggTGGTCTTTAAATGTGGATGGGTGCtagctattttaaaaattagagaTTTAACTCAAGCACTGAAAAGCAGTGTATTAATCTCTCCCAATGTTTGGCAAtatacttcttcttctagccagccttattgctgctgagctgtcagctcttttgcagactgtgccaaggaaaaaaagtgtgctgttttcttcagatgttcagcactgctgtacagggtgttggctatgttgggctggagtggatGTAGcttctgcctaaggtggattaggaaggggcattcaaagaggatatggtttacggtttcataagggtgggcgcaagaatttcaatttcttatAGTCTTTGTGTTTGTTGGTGATATAGATGTGCTGATGTGTTGGTGTGCTGATTTCATAACTTTGAGAAACACacaaaagaacatttaaaacaataaggtaaaaCAAGTAGAAAGTGATTATGTCTTTCACCTGAGAAGCACTGACATGTTCTGAGATGATTAGTTGAAGTGTCTGCCTGCCCTTAAAGTTTGATGCTCTCCAGGCTGCAAGCTGAAATACATCAAAgtattcaacatttttaaactcTGCTAAAACTAGACCTTCACCTATAACATTTAACTGTGGTTTGTgggaaagatttaaaaaaaaaagtgtgcataATTAAATATATCCATAAATGATATTCCACATTGCTATGCATAATTAATCTTCATGAAAactttcagaaatgaaaattGCAAATCTTAATCAATCTATGTATGTACTggggaaacaaaaaatatattttaggtGAATGAGTTTCATCAAGTtctaatttttatattcaatcattaaaaataatcttttttttttttaaagtaaaatttaacTTTATATCACCTACTTTGACATCTGTCAATTACCTTTAATTATGtgatttccttcttttttttatgacaaataaaaaaaatagattttataaaTGTACAACCCCCCTTTAAAAATGAGTCTGGCCTTTGTTTAGTTGAGTGTGTCAAAACCAAAAtgataagtgtgtgtgtgtgttaatgatCCCTCCAAACATGGCATTGTGAAATGGTTGTATTTCACATCTCAATAAATTCATAACTTTTTATGATACAAATGATTAGAATAGCACACAGATTTTCAAAACACAGTAAACATATGAGGAATCTCAGTCAAGCCTTCAAGTCACCCATGAATTCTCATTATCAGGTTTGCCTGTCCTTTCTGCCTAACCTCTTTCCTGACCAACAACACACTTTCAAGTGTTTGCTCCAGATCCACAAGCTGTTATCAGGCAAGATGAAGAATGTTTTCTTGTAACAATAGACTCCCTGATTACTTCTTGTTACTTTAGGTGGTGTGGTGACACAGTTATTGTACGATATCGGTGACCGACCATGACACCCAGTCAAGAGAAGTGCCCCTGTGTGCGCTGAAGAAATGATATAGTGTACCTGTTGACTGGACAGTTAGTCACGTGGGTGTGTTTGTTGATAAGTAGCCTGTAGGAGCTAGGATTGGAAGAACAGTGTGTCAAGTCAGAAGTAAACTATGGTGTAGACTAGAGAAGCATTGATTGTAAACTTATACTTGTGTAAATAAATGTTCTCATTACTATTATATCGTCTTTACTGTTTGGCAATGGAACTCCAAGAAATATAAGCACAATTATAATGAACCCACATTCAAAAGGAGCTCGCATCGCCACAGGTGGAAGAAGGTTTCActgtattaacaatatgttCTTGCCCCATAATGCACTATAATTTGAGGATTGGAAGTGCATAGGGCAGAGTTATTTCAATATAGTCAGACTTGTTGTTATCTACCAATAGCTTATAGCACCAGATTGCTAGTGGACAACTAAACCAATGAAGGCCTATTagattttaaattatagaactTGAAATAAACTTCTTTTGTGaataaaactagaaataacttctattacaatatagacaaattcagcttaagataaaataaaataagcagaTGATTAAACAAATATAACTCACAGTTAAAACATGTATATATGCTCTGGCATCCTAGAGTCATCTCCTAATCTTATTATAGATTATAACAGAGCAGAGCaacttatcttgcatcattttaCAAGACTACAAAGCACCTTTTTTTATGCATCGctttggacacacacacacacacacacttcataacacATGTATCTACAGCTGATTTAATGCAAAAATTAAATTAGCTCTACCAAGGATTCATGAACCAATATGATCAGTTCACATTACCTAGTAGTgggtatagctaaaaatattctATTAGAATGATAGCTAGACTTAGGTACTTTAGATCAATAGATCAGTGTTAAAagtgtgctggcacgttcgtccagaggtgtactggtcccttcttgtactgcctaggttattaggtataacctccaggtatacaattcaactaatgtatgcaacaaaagactttacaaagtcgcaggtaaacatatatacaaagtttatttacatgagtaaaataaatgtgtaaataaagggCCATCCACTCACAGGCCaacacaacaaaaagtaaacaaaagatactcaaaaatagtatggcacacagccctagtcatatgttacattGTCATCACATTCTGGAGAATACACATTTACAAGAGTAAAATaaaggtcacaggcctcaggtcgaaacacgaccacttttggctacTCTAGGGTTACAAACTTCAGGCTTACACAGCCAACTAAATTTAGGTCACATGCCTCAGGTCGAAACACTACCACTTTTGGCTACTCTAGGGTTACAGGCTTCAGGCTTATACtagccacttttagccaaaaaaaacaaacaaaatggtcatgatgaactataggcttcagggaaacctatgagcctacaagcttcatagaatcccacctatagacatccgtttggtaaagcccatctgatgattcaatacaggttgaatccctcagagaaaggctacaaaaatatgtcacatTTGAgagtaccccaggatgcagaacatcagggtaaaaatatactgcctggaaatcatttgaggctatatcTACTTATAAATAccttatataatatacaataatactaaagatatacttagcccaaagatctccagagcagggcacacttctccgagtaccccatgacacacaaccactaacagaaaaaatactatacacaacacaggtcaagtggtcaagctggtaactcaggagcaagtggcaactaagcacagtttgcaaggccttttataaactacataaggGGAACCTGTGCAACCATGAAATGAATCAAACAAATGGGACATAATTACCTTCTGTGTTTTGGATACATTGATTGACTTGTTTGAAAGTTTGGAAATTATATTCTCAGTGGAGACATCTCTAAGAATTCCAAATGGTGCTGCCTCATTGATGAAAGCTGTAAGATCTTGAACTCTGGCAGCTAACTGACAAAGAAtaactttaataaattaaaacttaaacaataacattttgttataaatatgtAAGCCAGTGTAGATCTTTATAACAAAATGTACAACAGATAACATGAATATTAGTGCATCAGACTACATAAAATTGACTTTactgttacatttatatgtgtatttatgtttatgtatgttgtgtgtgtgtttgtttgttttcttgtagtctcccttgttctatTGTTCAGTATGTTCACGATTTCACGGTTTACTCTGAAGTGTGTCAGTAGTGTGTATTCACTGTGTATTAGTCTCTGCTGGTTGTTCTCTCTGTTTCATGTTAATAAAATTGGAGTGTAACTTTAAACATCAGTATTGTTAAATGTATTGTGATAATATAACATGGTTTTACCTCCCCTTGCTAAGGGTGAAGAGGTGAGACTAAAGTCAAGGTCGCGTGGCCACGAGCGTTGGCAAAAGGGAGTTATAACTCGTCAGTTACAGCAACGGTCATATGAAGTTGAATCGGGCGGAGGAGTTTATCGCCGAAATAGACTTCACTTACGAAGAATCCCACTGCCTGCTGAAACGAATGCGCCTACACCAACAGGTACGACCGAGCCCGACAATCCCGCACTTGTGGATGCACCCAGCACAGATGAAAGTACTGCTCAGAGACCTGAGAGCCATATATAAGACGGTCTCATAGGTCGACAACCTATACAACTAGGTTAGGCCGAGTGGTCAAATCCACAAGAACCGGTGACTATGTATATAACTAACCTCAAACACCGGAGgatgttacatttatatgtgtatttatgttaggggtgcaccggatagtactttttgatatccggccggagccggatatgaccggatagtaaaatttgatattcggccggggccggatacctaagtgtcttgttaatagtttgtgttgctgaacattttacgaaactgttaaataacatacctatattggttggttttattttttttccttttatataccttagtgttttaaactctgttactgattgatttattcaaacttaacagtatttctaaaaatctgtatagcatgagtgtgtctgtgtgtatgtacgataccaccaactgtaaaggatgtgtaggaaggtcaatgtaaataatgttagtatatatttaactaattactaatgtaaatctctcataagtaaagtgcaatctgccttatatagtggtcggatgtatgtgttcatgcaTTTCAGagcaacaacctggtcagatatacctagtgagtctacacatgtagtcctagagtagtgtgtatagttgtttgtgttaaccatcaagcattgttttttccttgagcatacgcacgcaatagagttgggtgtcagtcaaaaaaagataacacattggcatggccagtcaagcatatagataaattatacccgtccactagttagaggtcaagggttgttttgtttttttacgctccagcatattgtttctttgtttactagatctaactgcggtactattattcaatttattttatgcgatttaaaaatttactgtaaggttttccgttatttattaaatcaaaagaattaaataatgaaattagctttctttctaaaggttttaatacaaggcaaaaatacacacacgcaaacatgcacatctttgttttattttaaagtgcaaagaacgtacgtaagaaacattaaatgcaaagatcGTATGTTTGAAACATCTTTCTTAAttaatacttattaattattttattcgtggtttcagtaactgttacaaaagggaacGATAGTAATCCTATGaatgtcaggtgtgtaaaagtcgtcctcGCCTGATACAcagaggctaagtacgcatcttaagtaaaaaaaaataataataataataacaaggagttaattgactgtcacaaattat
It encodes:
- the LOC106053125 gene encoding AP-5 complex subunit mu-1-like isoform X2, coding for MIRFPTVEKRANLLPGNIPVPDISQLHPLLVQEISQTYNVSQFLPSRDRCDSVVQKPVYQIQTENGFLWPVVALERANILYCCLPLVEPQGLPSQDITKMQLINIPSISLGFSLLCVLSEFLKVPSQELAARVQDLTAFINEAAPFGILRDVSTENIISKLSNKSINVSKTQKLAAWRASNFKGRQTLQLIISEHVSASQCARETWQDSLQVFGDVTCRAELEGGMTHVTISLSHQGSGINTPLDLLVVHPCVQKADWQDLNLSHDVAPRRIRFSPPVESFTLCHYTVKRLLELPVFGVYHMKPEETRASINIQLKLNDQIKNSFEFCELRIPFYTRAPILNYEGTPTQGSISLSSNKKELIWNIGQKFTSKDQQAILAATVVFSGSDQGLPAPTVEDAFCRGNNSYAQLSFKIPDFTHSGCGIDAKSVQLLPSTKFKLNLSREYSTVDYKIWNSIGEALCT